ATAATAACAGCAGTTCATTCAAAAGGCAGATGTCAGAGTCACACACCTGTCCTGGCTGGGATGTGGCAGGTAGCTGGGGCCTAGTGGGACCCCCTCGGTTTCGGGTAGGGAAACCCCAGGTCGTGCCACCCAACCAGCCCGCATCAGTGGTGATTGTGTAATGCTCAGTTGCCCAGCCTGTAACAGACAGAACTGCAGGCCCTATTTATACCAGCCCGTGGAGGAGGTGACTCATCCTGACCACTGTGGTCACGGTTTAGCATTGCCGAGATGACCTTAGGCACTTCCCTCACTCGGCGAGCTGAAGGAGTGCGCTTATTAATAACACAGAGTGGCGATTATCTGTGCTGGTGGATAACGGAAAAGAGAGGGCAGCTGTGGGCGTCGCCCAGCGCTCAGCAGTGGGGCCTTCTGGGTTCTGTCTGACGGCTGCTTTGTTTGCACAGCCTTGTTAGCGCCACGGCGATTCGGTCTCTGATTTTGCTGTCGCCTGTCTGGGCGGCTGAATGGACGCTGAGATCTTTCTGTCCTCCGCCTAATTCGTCATGCCGCCTGCTGTACGTTTGTAGCATTGCCTCGGTGGGCATGCAAACGTCTGACTCCTCTCTTGATGTTGCCCAGGCCAGGCCGCTATCCGCGCACTAGTGGCAGAGGGCCGGAGACTGGCCATCGCCATGCCAGGCCCGAGCCGGCAGGAGCTGCTGGCCCGGTGCGAACGTGTGGATCAGCTGATGGGCCAGCTGGCGGAGCTGGCGGCCCGCGGCCAGGGCGACTCCCCACAGGCCCATGCCACGGCTCAGCAGCTCCAGGAGGCCCTCAGAGTGAGTCTTCCCCAGGCACCGTGGTCAAGGGCTCCCTCTGCTGACATGAGCATTGCCTGCATCTGTACATTGCAGCTCATACACATTAATCCCAAGAAAGGGCGCCTCTGATAAGCCAGCAGTCCCTGAATACTCTGCTCAACATGGACAAATGCATCTGTTTCACCTGAAATTAGTGTGAAGTCAATTACTGTCTCATGTTCATGATTATTTGGTGTCTTGATTGACCTATCCTTTTCTGCTGAAAAGCATAATTTGTGGGCCGTATTTACATTGTAAATAAGTCTTTTTTTGAGTGACTCTGACAGTCATCATACTAACTTCCATTCCAATTCAACATCCTCGCAGGACCTGAAGAAGAAGATGCAGGAGGCGATGACTCAGGAAGTGTCTGATGTCTTCAGTGACACCACCACGCCCATCAAGCTGCTTGCGGTGGCAGCCACCGCCCCGCTCAACACCCCGAACAGGGACGAGGTTGGCAGGGGGCTCGGGGACGAGCGCCGTTCGCAGTCAGGGCTGCCACGCGTCCCCGTGTCTCTTCACATTCTCCTGTGTGCCTGCTCTGGTTACCCGCCACAGGTGTTTGACGAGCGGGCCGCGAACTTCGAGAGCCATGCCAACAGGTTGGGCGCCACGGCCGAGAAGGCGGCCGCCGTGGGCACAGCCAACAAGGCCACTGTGGAGGGTATCCAGACTGCAGTGAAGTCTGCAAGGGAGCTGACGCCccaggtctgtctgtccgtgtcTCCGTCTGTCCGTGTCTCCGTCTGTCCGTGTCTCCGTCTGTCCGTGTCTCCGTCTGTCcgtgtctttgtctgtctgtttgtatgtgtgtctgtatatgtgcctgtgtgtctgtctttctgtctctgtgtctgtctgtctgtgactgTCTTTGCCTGTCTTTGTCtttatatgtgtctgtgtgtctgtctgtctctgtctgtttgtctttctgtctctttctgtgtctgtatatgtgtctgtatcTCTGTATGTCTttatgtctgtctctctctctgtctgtgaccTTGTctttgcctgtctgtgtctgtctgtctgtatatgtgtctgtgtggattTTGGCAAGTTGACCAGCTGTTGCTGTGGAGTCGGCACTTGGACTGAAAGTGAGCAGCTGAGGGGGAGACCGGTTGTTTCTGAGGCGTCTTTATAAATGAGGCTGACTGTAGGCACTGTTACTTGGTCACACTTCTCTCTCGTGTGCTGGGGAGGTAATTAACGGCGTGGGATCTCCTCAGAGAGCTCAGCACTGGGGCTGAGAGCCTGCACTCTCTATCATTACTCCCCCTCAGGTGGTGTCAGCCGCCCGCATCCTGCTGAAGAACCCAGGGAACCAGGCAGCCTACGAGCACTTTGAGGCCATGAAGAACCAGTGGATCGACAATGTGGAAAAGATGACAGGTAGTCTAGCCTGCAAGGGCTGCCGCCTCGCTCACGACGTCACACGGGGTGGAGGTCGACGTGACTTCATAGAGTGCTGTATGTGCCTCACCCACTCTATCGCAGGCCTGGTGGATGAGGCCATTGACACCAAGTCCCTGCTGGACGCCTCCGAGGAGGCCATCAAGAAGGACATCGACAAGTGCCGGGTCGCCATGACCAACGTGCAGCCACAGATGCTCGTCGCCGGGGCCACCAGCATCGCCCGCCGTGCCAACCGCGTCCTGCTGGTGGCCAAACGGGAGGTGGAGAACTCGGAGGACCCCCGCTTCCGTGAGATGGTGAAGGCCGCCTCGGATGATCTCAGCAGGACCATCTCGCCCATGGTGATGGAAGCCAAAGGCGTGGCAGGGAGGATCCAGGATCCAGGTGTGGGGAGGCTGTTGGTTCTTGTCAGGCTTCCTGTGTCCATGAGCCATAAAACAAGAATTTTTCTATAGATCACAGCTAGCAGCTGGCAAATGCATAGTTtgtcagtgggctaagcctctgtacttgtgttcggaaggtcactggttcaagcctcatcttggcacatctgtgggtcctacttattgtaaagtggtaccacaaaaattattacttttattaatttgtttgaaACAACCAGTAGTTCTAAGTAAAACGTTCATTTCAATTAGTAATAAAATGGAACCGAAATTCTAAAAGAGCAGTTCCGAGTTAAAAAGTTTAACAAGCGATCTCACTGGGTGCTTTGTAATTAGAatcacctttgcaataacagaaaacaccaaacatatatgtgtttagtatccatttgggagccaatgactgcaattgcaattaatagtaaaatggcaagaacagaactgaatgagtcagtcaaaaaatttgtcacttaataaaaagaagaTGTCTGTGTAGAagagatatgttaaacattacatgacttttattatgaagtcagtgcatttttttttagcatttttacagAAATGAGCAAGTGTCCCGAGACTTTGTGTGAGCTCTGCATGAATGTAGTGTGAGGTAAAGGTATTATAGTAGTGCAGTTCTCAATACAGTAGTGCAGCCATGAGTATGCAATAGAACTAGAACAGTCAGTGTTTACATATAGTGGTTTACTTTTGATTCAGTAGACACTGTCTGGTAACAGGCAGACTTTTAATGCAGTTCTCTTTTCAAAGAAGGACTTTAGCAGGACTTTTCTTCAGGGGAAGGCAGTCAGGTTTTTGCATGATCCTGCTGTCATCTCTCTCCTCCCTTTTCCTGTGGGGCCGCTGTAGATCTGATGTAATTCTGTTCCCTCTCGCCGTCTTGCGACGGCAGCCCTGCAGAAGAGCTTCTTGGACTCCAGTTACCGCATCCTGAGTGCCGTGGCCAAAGTTAGGGAGGCCTTCCAGCCGCAGGAGCCGGActtcccccctccacccccagacCTGGACCAGCTGCATGTGAGTCTGCAGGCCTCCCGGAGCAGCGTGTCTTTCCCTCCGTCACCCTCAGATCTGCTCCCATCATTTCCTTGTCCAGTCCATCTGTTGGGAACTATGTTCCTGAATTGCTCAGGACCAAATGACGTTGTGCGAGCCAACTGGGATCTGCCCTTTCCCACTCCCAGCTTAATGATGAGCTGGCCCCACCCAAGCCACCGCTCCCCGAGGGGGAGGTGCCCCCTCCACGCCCACCACCTCCAGAGGAGAAGGACGAGGAGTTCCCTGAGCAGAAGGCAGGTGAAATGGTGAGCGAGCCCATGATGGTGGCGGCCCGGCAGCTCCACGATGAGGCCCGCAAGTGGTCCAGCAAGGTGAGCCCTGTCCTGGGGGGGCGTCATGGCTCCTGCTCTGACAGCATCACTCTCTCctgcagccccccctcccccccccatagcTTTGTCATGGTACCTTCTTAAAAGGGTTCAGTCACATGCTGGGATTTGCAGTGTCCTGACCTGTATGTATGTTGTGTCTTCATatggcacacacacgcaaagtCCAGCAGAAGATTGAAATGAAAGCCAACTTTTGAAACTTAATGAACTTTCTAATGCACCGATTGCATTTTAGATCCATCTTCTTCCTCCTTTTTGATTTGGCGGAGACAGATCCATGGTACTGAGCTCAGCATGAGCTCACGTAAGCACGGTACTTTTTGAGGCCTGTCTGATGGCTTAAGCTCTTTTGTAAGAACTTAAATGGCCTCAGTTACAACAGATCATTACTGAAATCAttgtccagtgtttcccaaacacTGCTTGTGTGGCCTGTTCCCACATGCCTGTGTTTCGTTCCCCGCCTACAGTGGAATATACTGTCTCTTTGTTACTGTTGTTTTTCTGACTTGTGTTCGTGGCCTGTTCCTCAAAGGCCTTGACCGTGATGTCACAGCTGGTTCCTCTCCCCCGCTGTCTGCAAGCCGCATGCTGAGGCCTTACGGCtccaacctgtgtgtgtgtgtgtgtatgtgtgtgtgtgatctatGTTTGATACTCTTTGTGAAGAGCCATGTGTTTCAACCAAGGCCAATGCcaggattttttaaatagaGATGAAAAGTGTTAGCCCTTCCTAGGTGTGCCCCGTAATGGATCATGGTCATTAGAGTTGCAGAAAAAATACTGAGGACTTGACATCAGTGTCCTCAGTGGTGGGTATGGGCATGGTTTCAACTGTAGCTCTTGATTTGAATGGTATTTCTTAAACCTATAACATTAATAGATGGTTGGTGCCCCTACAGCCCTGCAGATTGGCTTTGATGGGCTTCTTCAGTGCAGGTAGTCTTTACGATGCTGATGTTTAGCATCTATGAATGTGGACCTGGGTCCTTTCTGATGTGAGTTGCTCCAGTAATTCCTGTGAGAATGTATGAAAGCCTACAAACAGCAAGACAGGGCCATCTGCTGTGTCCCCACAGCCACCCATAACACCCCCTAAGGGGCCTCTCAGACACTTTGATTGGAcctgaatttgtttttgtttaattccATGCTGTAGGTCTCCTTTTTTATAGATGCCCTGTAATGTAGGTCTCCTTTTTTATAGATGCCCTGTAATGTAGGTCTCCTTTTTTATAGATGCCCTGTAATGTAGGTCTCCTTTTTTATAGATGCCCTGTAATGTAGGTCTCCTTTTTTATAGATGCCCTGTAATGTAGGTCTCCTTTTTTATCGATGCCCTGTAATGTAGGTCTCCTTTTTTATCGATGCCCTGTAATGTAGGTCTCCTTTTTTATCGATGCCCTGTAATGTAGGTCTCCTTTTTTATCGATGCCCTGTAATGTAGGTCTCCTTTTTTATAGATGCCCTGTAATGTAGGTCTCCTTTTTTATAGATGCCCTGTAATGTAGGTCTCCTTTTTTATAGATGCCCTGTAATGTAGGTCTCCTTTTTTATCGGTGCCCTGTAATGTAGGTCTCCTTTTTTATCGGTGCCCTGTAATGTAGGTCTCCTTTTTTATCGGTGCCCTGTAATGTAGGTCTCCTTTTTTATCGGTGCCCTGTAATGTAGGTCTCCTTTTTTATCGGTGCCCTGTAATGTAGGTCTCCTTTTTTATCGGTGCCCTGTAATGTAGGTTTCTTCTTTTTGTGAGTCTCCTGTTCTGCAGGTCTCCTGTCCTAAAGTTCTCCTCTTTTTTGTAGGTCTGCCTCCCTCTCCTTTACATTCCTCTCACTTTCTCCTTGTAACTTTTCTCTCTCCTTAACCCCACCCTCTGACATATCTCTTCCTCCGATGTTCACCCTGCCCCTCTCATACTAACTTTCTCCTTGTTTTCCCCATGCTGCTgcccctccctgtcctcctaCTGCTCCTCCTGCTCGTCCTCCCCAGCCCGATGTCCCAGATGAGGGCTTTCAGGCCACCAGGCCGGATATGTATGTTTATGATGAGGATGATGCTGAGTTCACAGACCATGAAGATGATTATGAGCCTGAGCTGCTCTTAATGCCCACCAATCAGCCCGTTAACCAGCCCATGCTGGCTGCCGCTCAAGCTTTACACCGGGAAGCGCGCAAGTGGTCCAGTAAGGTACCTCCTGCGCCCGTCATTTGGGACCCTGGCCTGCAGTTGTTGCATCACCTTAGACTGTGCTGCCAGGCAACCCCGATTAAAACAGAATGCCAAGTGTGGACAAACTGCTGCTGGCTTCACAAGTCCCTCCCCTTCTGGATAAACCAATTGAATGTCAGGGCCACAGGAGGAGTCAGTCTCTCTCCACATTATTCCTTATGTCTTTTCCAACCTGTGAAGCCAAGGATGACAGTTTCCCCATAATTGAATTAACCCAGATGACGCCATGTTGCCTGTGTTGTGGTTGTTTCCTACTTGTTTGTTCTCAGCAGACCAGATTTAACCTTGTGATGCTTGTGACTGGCCTTCATGGCTGTTACTCTGGTCTCCCTCCACGGTGTGGCATTTAAAGGACTCCCACAATGCATGGTGCATGTGGGCGGTGACCTTTGACCTAGAATGTTCGCCAATAACACATGGGGTGTGTCCTCAGCGGAGAAGAGGACCGCGTCACGTGGACTCTGCTTGGGGTGAAATAGAGAGTGTGACGGCCTGTTTCGTGTCTGATCCATGCTGTTATCGTTTATGGAGTGTGCAAGCTCCATAAAGGACTGAAATGCCCGGCGCTGTCAGTGACACTACGGTGCGTGTGAAGCAGCTTGCTTCCAGCCCTCGGTGCCCCATGATTCTTGTCAGGAAGCTGCACCTCAGATGGATTGATCTACTCAGACCCCGTCCTTAATTAAATGTCCTCTATATCGTTGTTCCTGGAGCCATTTGGTGCTAATTGGTAGTAAACGGTAATTTCTACCACCACTCCCCTCATCTCCCCTAAAATCCAGGGTAACGACATCATTGGTGCTGCCAAGCGCATGGCTCTGCTGATGGCGGAGATGTCCCGGCTGGTGCGGGGGGGCAGCGGGAACAAGCGAGCCCTCATCCAGTGCGCTAAGGACATCGCCAAAGCCTCCGATGAGGTTACCCGGCTGGCCAAGGAGGTGGCCAAGCAGTGTACGGATAAGCGCATCCGCACCAACCTGCTTCAGGTGAGGAGTCCCCAGCTCATTTCTGCTGACCTTCACTCAGGATGTGGGCTCTTCATCCGGTTCCTCACCCTGACAGTGCCGCCACTCACCTACCATCAACTTTGCTGATTCTGACCCCCCGCAGGTGTGCGAGCGGATCCCCACCATCAGCACACAGCTGAAGATCCTGTCCACCGTCAAGGCCACCATGTTGGGACGGACCAACATCAGCGAGGAGGAGTCGGAGCAGGTGAGTACGCTTCGCTCCCCCGTGAGCCCTCTTGCGCCACCGGCCCTACCCAACACGCTCATGTGTGCGTCTCCCATCAGGCTACGGAGATGCTGGTCCACAACGCCCAGAACCTTATGCAGTCCGTGAAGGAGACAGTGAGAGAAGCGGAGGCGGCTTCCATTAAGATCCGGACGGACGCGGGGATCACCCTACGCTGGGTCAGGAAGACCCCCTGGTACCAGTAAGGCAGACCCTCCCTCCCCACCTCGAACCAGAGGTGTGAACACTGAACCCAGCACTGCAGTGGCGGCTGACCGGATGTCGTGGTGGGTCGCCTCTACCTGAATCACCATGGGAACGCTTCGGGGTTTTTCAGTATATGATTTGCTTGCATCACCCATCATGGTCGGGTTTAAAGTTTTTCTTTGTCTCAGCAGAACTTAACATGGTGGGTACTCTTCAGGATTGTTCGCTGTACAATGTATATATGCATCTCTTTCCGCCTCCTTAGTGCTTTCCGGAAGTGTGACAGCCACACACACTTCAGTCACGGCTGTGCGCACTAACCAGAGGATCCTAACTTTTTAGCGAAATGTTGCTCTCGGagtaatatttatttaacagctGAAATGGGGTTTTGCTTTGTGGATGGTTCTGGGATGTTtgggttttaggtttttttttttttctaatgtttGAAACGAAGCCAAAGATTTAGTTTTTAaagacagatttttttctttgtattttagCAATATCTGAAAATTGTTTGTTTACTAAGCAACatgaaaactaaaaaaaaaattatatatatatagattttaatggggggggggtgtacgaACCCAAGCATAACTGACCTTTTTATGAGACAACTCATGTAAGCACCCAGTCGATAGGAAGGTTTACTAGTATAGCATTGCAGACACGATTTATAACCATTAAAAAATCTGCACTTTTCACTTTGCTAAAAGCTACCCATCCTCACCTGACACATACCCAATTCTCACCTTTTTGTGTGAAGCTATCAGATGTGAGAAGAATGTATTCGGGATCCCGGGGGATCGTGTGCCTGAAACTCTTTTTGGCAGCCCGTTATCCCCAGTCACTCGTGACATTTGAAATTCCTTCATTCAGCTGTTGTTTTCTCTGACAAAGTATTGCTTTGTCCATAACACTTACATACTTCTGCAGACATACACTAGTTTACTCCCTAGAAACTTTGTGCCTCACAAGTAAGGATTACAGAAGGTGATACTCCTAACGTAACTGTCGGAAAGATGGTTTAGGAAACTCTGTGACGACCACCTGGTTTTGAATGTAAATGTACACTTGGAGTCTTGATTTACAGTGCCTCATAAGGATCTGATCTCTGTGCCTTGGAATAAAAACTAAACGTTTgataaaagcaccagctctttgCTTCACAGTATCCCAGTGTCACCCACCAGTAGGACTAGACTGAGCTGAACTATTGTGGTGGGATTTGACGTCTCTTTCTACTTCCTACCCATAATGCTTAGTATGACCACCTCCTGTCCATTTATCAGTATCAACTGTACTAAACATTTCAACATTCCCGTTTTTGTAACAAACCTAATTTTATTCATCTTGGCTTGAAATCATACATGGAACCATCTCATGACATTCATTCTGCAAAGAAAacaagatgttttttaa
The nucleotide sequence above comes from Paramormyrops kingsleyae isolate MSU_618 chromosome 3, PKINGS_0.4, whole genome shotgun sequence. Encoded proteins:
- the LOC111850375 gene encoding vinculin-like isoform X2, with amino-acid sequence MPVFHTKTIESILEPVAQQISHLVIMHEEGEVDGKAIPDLTGPVAAVQAAVSNLVRVGKETVQTTEDQIMRRDMPPAFIKVENACTKLVQAAQMLRADPYSVPARDYLIDGSRGILSGTSDLLLTFDEAEVRKIIRVCKGILEYLTVAEVVETMEDLITYTKNLGPGMTKMAKMIDERQQELTHQEHRVMLINSMNTVKELLPILISAIKIYVTTKSTRSLGVEEALKNRNFTFEKMSCEIHEIIRVLQLTSWDEDAWANKDSEAMKRALALINSKMNQAKGWLRDPNGQPGDAGEQAVRQILDEAGKVGELCAGKERREILGTARTLGQMTDQVSELRARGQGGSPVAMQRAQQVSQGLDMLTGKVENAARKLEAMTTSKQAIAKRIDAAQGWLADPNGGPEGEDNIRALLAEARRIAELCEDPKERDDILRSVGEIAALTAKLSELRRLGKGDTPEARALARQIGAALQNLQSKTNRAVANSRPAKAAVHLEGKMEQAQRWIDNPTVDDRGVGQAAIRALVAEGRRLAIAMPGPSRQELLARCERVDQLMGQLAELAARGQGDSPQAHATAQQLQEALRDLKKKMQEAMTQEVSDVFSDTTTPIKLLAVAATAPLNTPNRDEVFDERAANFESHANRLGATAEKAAAVGTANKATVEGIQTAVKSARELTPQVVSAARILLKNPGNQAAYEHFEAMKNQWIDNVEKMTGLVDEAIDTKSLLDASEEAIKKDIDKCRVAMTNVQPQMLVAGATSIARRANRVLLVAKREVENSEDPRFREMVKAASDDLSRTISPMVMEAKGVAGRIQDPALQKSFLDSSYRILSAVAKVREAFQPQEPDFPPPPPDLDQLHLNDELAPPKPPLPEGEVPPPRPPPPEEKDEEFPEQKAGEMVSEPMMVAARQLHDEARKWSSKPDVPDEGFQATRPDMYVYDEDDAEFTDHEDDYEPELLLMPTNQPVNQPMLAAAQALHREARKWSSKGNDIIGAAKRMALLMAEMSRLVRGGSGNKRALIQCAKDIAKASDEVTRLAKEVAKQCTDKRIRTNLLQVCERIPTISTQLKILSTVKATMLGRTNISEEESEQATEMLVHNAQNLMQSVKETVREAEAASIKIRTDAGITLRWVRKTPWYQ
- the LOC111850375 gene encoding vinculin-like isoform X4, translated to MPVFHTKTIESILEPVAQQISHLVIMHEEGEVDGKAIPDLTGPVAAVQAAVSNLVRVGKETVQTTEDQIMRRDMPPAFIKVENACTKLVQAAQMLRADPYSVPARDYLIDGSRGILSGTSDLLLTFDEAEVRKIIRVCKGILEYLTVAEVVETMEDLITYTKNLGPGMTKMAKMIDERQQELTHQEHRVMLINSMNTVKELLPILISAIKIYVTTKSTRSLGVEEALKNRNFTFEKMSCEIHEIIRVLQLTSWDEDAWANKDSEAMKRALALINSKMNQAKGWLRDPNGQPGDAGEQAVRQILDEAGKVGELCAGKERREILGTARTLGQMTDQVSELRARGQGGSPVAMQRAQQVSQGLDMLTGKVENAARKLEAMTTSKQAIAKRIDAAQGWLADPNGGPEGEDNIRALLAEARRIAELCEDPKERDDILRSVGEIAALTAKLSELRRLGKGDTPEARALARQIGAALQNLQSKTNRAVANSRPAKAAVHLEGKMEQAQRWIDNPTVDDRGVGQAAIRALVAEGRRLAIAMPGPSRQELLARCERVDQLMGQLAELAARGQGDSPQAHATAQQLQEALRDLKKKMQEAMTQEVSDVFSDTTTPIKLLAVAATAPLNTPNRDEVFDERAANFESHANRLGATAEKAAAVGTANKATVEGIQTAVKSARELTPQVVSAARILLKNPGNQAAYEHFEAMKNQWIDNVEKMTGLVDEAIDTKSLLDASEEAIKKDIDKCRVAMTNVQPQMLVAGATSIARRANRVLLVAKREVENSEDPRFREMVKAASDDLSRTISPMVMEAKGVAGRIQDPALQKSFLDSSYRILSAVAKVREAFQPQEPDFPPPPPDLDQLHLNDELAPPKPPLPEGEVPPPRPPPPEEKDEEFPEQKAGEMVSEPMMVAARQLHDEARKWSSKGNDIIGAAKRMALLMAEMSRLVRGGSGNKRALIQCAKDIAKASDEVTRLAKEVAKQCTDKRIRTNLLQVCERIPTISTQLKILSTVKATMLGRTNISEEESEQATEMLVHNAQNLMQSVKETVREAEAASIKIRTDAGITLRWVRKTPWYQ
- the LOC111850375 gene encoding vinculin-like isoform X3; the protein is MPVFHTKTIESILEPVAQQISHLVIMHEEGEVDGKAIPDLTGPVAAVQAAVSNLVRVGKETVQTTEDQIMRRDMPPAFIKVENACTKLVQAAQMLRADPYSVPARDYLIDGSRGILSGTSDLLLTFDEAEVRKIIRVCKGILEYLTVAEVVETMEDLITYTKNLGPGMTKMAKMIDERQQELTHQEHRVMLINSMNTVKELLPILISAIKIYVTTKSTRSLGVEEALKNRNFTFEKMSCEIHEIIRVLQLTSWDEDAWANKKDSEAMKRALALINSKMNQAKGWLRDPNGQPGDAGEQAVRQILDEAGKVGELCAGKERREILGTARTLGQMTDQVSELRARGQGGSPVAMQRAQQVSQGLDMLTGKVENAARKLEAMTTSKQAIAKRIDAAQGWLADPNGGPEGEDNIRALLAEARRIAELCEDPKERDDILRSVGEIAALTAKLSELRRLGKGDTPEARALARQIGAALQNLQSKTNRAVANSRPAKAAVHLEGKMEQAQRWIDNPTVDDRGVGQAAIRALVAEGRRLAIAMPGPSRQELLARCERVDQLMGQLAELAARGQGDSPQAHATAQQLQEALRDLKKKMQEAMTQEVSDVFSDTTTPIKLLAVAATAPLNTPNRDEVFDERAANFESHANRLGATAEKAAAVGTANKATVEGIQTAVKSARELTPQVVSAARILLKNPGNQAAYEHFEAMKNQWIDNVEKMTGLVDEAIDTKSLLDASEEAIKKDIDKCRVAMTNVQPQMLVAGATSIARRANRVLLVAKREVENSEDPRFREMVKAASDDLSRTISPMVMEAKGVAGRIQDPALQKSFLDSSYRILSAVAKVREAFQPQEPDFPPPPPDLDQLHLNDELAPPKPPLPEGEVPPPRPPPPEEKDEEFPEQKAGEMVSEPMMVAARQLHDEARKWSSKGNDIIGAAKRMALLMAEMSRLVRGGSGNKRALIQCAKDIAKASDEVTRLAKEVAKQCTDKRIRTNLLQVCERIPTISTQLKILSTVKATMLGRTNISEEESEQATEMLVHNAQNLMQSVKETVREAEAASIKIRTDAGITLRWVRKTPWYQ
- the LOC111850375 gene encoding vinculin-like isoform X1, with translation MPVFHTKTIESILEPVAQQISHLVIMHEEGEVDGKAIPDLTGPVAAVQAAVSNLVRVGKETVQTTEDQIMRRDMPPAFIKVENACTKLVQAAQMLRADPYSVPARDYLIDGSRGILSGTSDLLLTFDEAEVRKIIRVCKGILEYLTVAEVVETMEDLITYTKNLGPGMTKMAKMIDERQQELTHQEHRVMLINSMNTVKELLPILISAIKIYVTTKSTRSLGVEEALKNRNFTFEKMSCEIHEIIRVLQLTSWDEDAWANKKDSEAMKRALALINSKMNQAKGWLRDPNGQPGDAGEQAVRQILDEAGKVGELCAGKERREILGTARTLGQMTDQVSELRARGQGGSPVAMQRAQQVSQGLDMLTGKVENAARKLEAMTTSKQAIAKRIDAAQGWLADPNGGPEGEDNIRALLAEARRIAELCEDPKERDDILRSVGEIAALTAKLSELRRLGKGDTPEARALARQIGAALQNLQSKTNRAVANSRPAKAAVHLEGKMEQAQRWIDNPTVDDRGVGQAAIRALVAEGRRLAIAMPGPSRQELLARCERVDQLMGQLAELAARGQGDSPQAHATAQQLQEALRDLKKKMQEAMTQEVSDVFSDTTTPIKLLAVAATAPLNTPNRDEVFDERAANFESHANRLGATAEKAAAVGTANKATVEGIQTAVKSARELTPQVVSAARILLKNPGNQAAYEHFEAMKNQWIDNVEKMTGLVDEAIDTKSLLDASEEAIKKDIDKCRVAMTNVQPQMLVAGATSIARRANRVLLVAKREVENSEDPRFREMVKAASDDLSRTISPMVMEAKGVAGRIQDPALQKSFLDSSYRILSAVAKVREAFQPQEPDFPPPPPDLDQLHLNDELAPPKPPLPEGEVPPPRPPPPEEKDEEFPEQKAGEMVSEPMMVAARQLHDEARKWSSKPDVPDEGFQATRPDMYVYDEDDAEFTDHEDDYEPELLLMPTNQPVNQPMLAAAQALHREARKWSSKGNDIIGAAKRMALLMAEMSRLVRGGSGNKRALIQCAKDIAKASDEVTRLAKEVAKQCTDKRIRTNLLQVCERIPTISTQLKILSTVKATMLGRTNISEEESEQATEMLVHNAQNLMQSVKETVREAEAASIKIRTDAGITLRWVRKTPWYQ